The Paraburkholderia sp. FT54 sequence GATGGTGGCGAGCACGGGGCGGCTGTATCGAGCACGTAGCCGCTGCCGACGCTCCGGCGTCCACTTCGAGCTGCGTGCTTCGGCTGCGAACAGCTTGCCGATCAATCCGATGAACCGCTTGGCCAACAGGTCTGGCGTGCGCGCTGCCTTCGGCACGGTCTCTTCCGCCTTGATGAAGCCACGGCGTACGTGCGCCCAGCATCCGAGATGCACGAGCTGATGATCGTGTGCGATGCCGTTGTACAGTTCATAACCATCGCTCATCAGGACGCTACCAAGCCTCACGCCCGCATAGAGACGCTGTGCGTGCTGCGCACCGCGCCCCGGCGAGTACGAGAACATCCTAACGGGTGGTCCCGAGCCGTTGACTTGCGCCCACAGATAGCTCTTCGACTGAGGTCTTCGTCCCGGCTCCTTCAGCACCTGGAAGGTCGTCTCGTCGCCGTAGATGAGTTCCGACTCGAGCAACACATCACGCATCAGGTTGATCACTGGCTGCACGGCCAGCCCGACGCGAACGACGCTCGCGGCCAGGGTGTTCGATGAGATGTCGCCGCCGAAGCGGCGCAGCAGGGTTGCCTGCCGGTACAGTGGCATGCCGTACTGATACTTGCCGGTGATGATCCACGCGAGCGCCGATTCTGTGAGCAGCCCGCGAGGGATGATTCTTGCCGGTGCTGGCGTAACCTTGATACCCAGGTCGCAGCAGGGACACGCGTATTTCACGCGCTGATGCTGGATGACGCGTACCTGTTCGGGAATCACGTCGAGTTGCTCGCTGGTCTCGACGCCGATCTCAATCAGCGCATGACCGTCGTGTGCGCAGAAGCGGTCCGGCTCCGGCAATTCATGCCGCACGATCTCGCGCGGTAGATTCGGATCTAGCGGTTTGCGACCACGCTTGCCACGCATGTGGCCCGCAACCTGCGTAGAAGGTTCGTCCTCACGCGCCGGCGTGGCGTCAGCACCAAGCGCTTCGGCTTCGTTAAACAGGCCGAGCTGGTCAGTCACACGCGCCTCGCTCGATGCGCCGAACAGCTCGTGCTTGTAGGCACGTAGCCGCTCCTCCGCCAGATCACGCTCAGCCTTCGCCAAACGAAGCTCGCCACGCAGTGCTTCGCGCTCGGCGAGCAGCGCCTGATACTCTTCGGCACTCAGTGTGACGATGTCGTTCGGCATGGCTGGTTAGACCATCCCGGTGCACAGGGCGTTCAGCCGATCCGCTCGTAAAAACGTCGTGGGTGCTTCTGGATAACGGCCAGGTCGATGCCGTCGAGCAACCAGTGCAGTTGCTCGACGGTGAGGGAGATGGTCTCGCCTTCCGACGGCCAAATAAAGCGATCAGCCTCAAGTCGCTTGAGGAACAACCAGAAGCCGTTGCCGCCCCAGCCAAGTATCTTGATGCGATCGCGACGCCGGTTGCCGAACACGAATAGAGCCGATGCCATCGGGTTCAGGCGCATCGCCTGCTCGACCAGGATCGATAGACCGTTGATCCCCACGCGGAAGTCGACTGGCTCGCGATGCAGGTACACCTTCAACCCCTCGTCGAACCGGAACATGGCAGCCTCTCGAGCATCTGGACGATCGCCTCCAGCTCCTCAGCGGACGTCTGTCCAACCTCCACGTGAACGCCGTTGGGCAGCAGAACGCTCAACTGGAACGTCGTGGCTGACTTGACCGGTGCCGGCAGAAGCGCAGCAGTCTCGACCTGCACGAAAGCCGGCTCCTCTGATGGTGCAGGCTCCGAAACATTGGCCTGAGTCTGACTGGCGAGTTCATTCGCAAGCCCGGCCACTCCGGCCCGACCCTGCTCGCGCTGGTACTGCGAAATCCAGGTTCGCACCAGGTTCGGATTGATACCGTGATCCATCGCAGTGCGCGCTATCGATACGCCCGGCTTGAGGCATGCCTGTATCAGCTCACGCTTTGCGCTCTCGTCGTATTTGCGCCGCCCGTCGCGCTTCGAACCGACTACCAGACGGCCCTGCAAGCCTTCTTCCTGTTCGCTCATGTACACGTGTCCACGTTAGTTGAACATGGACAGGTAGCCTCTGTGAATCAGCCGTGTGATGGAAGGGTGTCCTTCATAGACCGCTTACGTTTTAGCAAACGAATCACGGAGTGAACAACTCAGCAGCGGAACAGAGTGCGTCGGACTGACAATGTTCATGCGCCATACCTCAGTTCATATTGAAATTAGCGAGTTATAAAAATTCAGGTAACGCTCCAGCATTTTCTTATGCGAATAGTGCGCGACAGCGTGCCGGCGACAGTTCTCCGACCAGCGAGCGGCGCGCACAGGGTCGATGCCGCGTCTCAGGGCTGCGGCGAGTGCTGGCTCGTCGCCGGTCGGAACAAGAAATCCGGTCTCGTCCTGCAGGACCATTTCAGGAATACCCCCAGTCCCGAAGCCGATAAGCGGTGTGCCCGCGCTCATTGCCTCGATGATCGACAGCGGCTGGTTATCTGCAATCGAGCAGAACAGCAGCACGTCAGCAGCATTGTAGAAACGAGCGAGGTCCGCAGGCACGCTCACGTAGCCCGCTGCAAGGCAGTCGAAACCCGAGAGCTGTTCGTGGAGCGCTGGGTCAGCCGCGCCCAGCACCACCACGAACGGCCTGAGATCGGCAATAGCGCGCAACGCGTTGAGAGCATAGCGCACGCCCTTGCGCTCGTCGCCGAAGTGTTTCGCCGCAAGGAGCACTACTGGGCCACGCGCGGCAATGCCGAGTTGAGTGCGAATTGTCTGCTTGTCATGGTTGCGATACAGGTCAGTATCGATGCCGTTGGCGAGCACTAACGGCGGCCGCTCAAACATGCCGCTTTTCATCGCCATGTCGGCCATCCACTGCGACGGCGCGACGCAGTGCAGGTTTGGTTCGCGATGCACGCGCTTCCTGATTGTCCAGCCGAGGCGCGTGGTGTCGATCATCGAATCGATCGGCCAGATTCCACTCTGGGGGCAGGAGCCACATCCGGACGTAAAGCGCTCGCAACCCATTGGGTAGAGACAACCGCCCGTAAATGGCGAACAGTCATGTAGCGTCCACACCACTGGCATGCGCTTCGCGAGACGCGCAAGTGTGTATGGTGAAATGGCAGAAGACAGGTCGTGAAAATGCGCAATATCGAACTCGAGCGCGCGAAGCTTGTGGGCGACAATGGGAAGTTCAATCGGCACATATTCAGGCAAACCGATTCGCTTGAGCACGTAATGAGCGCAACGGATCTCCCGCGTGAAGCGGCCGTATAGTGGATGGCGTACTGCAAAATCGATGGGCTTGCCGCTCGAGCTCACCCAATGTTGCGCAGTGTAGCCTTCGGCGCGCAACAGCAGCGTGAGCTCTTCCGCAACGCGACTCGCCCCGCCGCCAAAGGAATCGGCCTTGCTGATCTGGCAAATTTTCATGAACGATCGTGCTCTCGAGCATCGGCAGCGCGGCAGGCAGCGTGCGATGGCCGCGTGGCCTGCCGCCGCACGAACTGATCTCCGCTCTCTTTCCCCACCTTTCGCATCCTCCTCGCAGTCGAGGCGAGTCCAGGAGAGTCCTTCCTGTTACGGTTCGCTAAACGGATCCGGCTGGAACTTCTTCAGCGTAGTGTGTGCGATGCCGGACCATCAAATAACAATGGCCCGCCGAGCCGGTTTCGACCGGCCAAAGGGACGGATCGGATTGCAGCCGAATGTCTTTCTTTCCTGCCGAGGCTTGGCGTCACTGCCAATAAGCGCGGCATGGAGCCTCCAGACAAAAGGTGAAAGCGGGTCGGCTACAGTTCGACTGGCGACGCGCGGGCTGCAACTCTCCCGTGCGGGATGTCCGTCAGTGATCGGCCACCTTCGGTCATTGGATTGATTGAAGGCGCGGCCAC is a genomic window containing:
- the tnpC gene encoding IS66 family transposase; this encodes MPNDIVTLSAEEYQALLAEREALRGELRLAKAERDLAEERLRAYKHELFGASSEARVTDQLGLFNEAEALGADATPAREDEPSTQVAGHMRGKRGRKPLDPNLPREIVRHELPEPDRFCAHDGHALIEIGVETSEQLDVIPEQVRVIQHQRVKYACPCCDLGIKVTPAPARIIPRGLLTESALAWIITGKYQYGMPLYRQATLLRRFGGDISSNTLAASVVRVGLAVQPVINLMRDVLLESELIYGDETTFQVLKEPGRRPQSKSYLWAQVNGSGPPVRMFSYSPGRGAQHAQRLYAGVRLGSVLMSDGYELYNGIAHDHQLVHLGCWAHVRRGFIKAEETVPKAARTPDLLAKRFIGLIGKLFAAEARSSKWTPERRQRLRARYSRPVLATIERMMLEHLPRVVPSSLLGKALQYMSGQWHKLVRYVERGNWPISNNLCENAIRPFVVGRKGWLFADTVAGAQASANLYSLVETCKANGIDPYRYLVWLFAKLPLAATADDYAALMPWALSDAPDL
- the tnpB gene encoding IS66 family insertion sequence element accessory protein TnpB (TnpB, as the term is used for proteins encoded by IS66 family insertion elements, is considered an accessory protein, since TnpC, encoded by a neighboring gene, is a DDE family transposase.) produces the protein MFRFDEGLKVYLHREPVDFRVGINGLSILVEQAMRLNPMASALFVFGNRRRDRIKILGWGGNGFWLFLKRLEADRFIWPSEGETISLTVEQLHWLLDGIDLAVIQKHPRRFYERIG
- the tnpA gene encoding IS66-like element accessory protein TnpA produces the protein MSEQEEGLQGRLVVGSKRDGRRKYDESAKRELIQACLKPGVSIARTAMDHGINPNLVRTWISQYQREQGRAGVAGLANELASQTQANVSEPAPSEEPAFVQVETAALLPAPVKSATTFQLSVLLPNGVHVEVGQTSAEELEAIVQMLERLPCSGSTRG
- a CDS encoding glycosyltransferase; this encodes MKICQISKADSFGGGASRVAEELTLLLRAEGYTAQHWVSSSGKPIDFAVRHPLYGRFTREIRCAHYVLKRIGLPEYVPIELPIVAHKLRALEFDIAHFHDLSSAISPYTLARLAKRMPVVWTLHDCSPFTGGCLYPMGCERFTSGCGSCPQSGIWPIDSMIDTTRLGWTIRKRVHREPNLHCVAPSQWMADMAMKSGMFERPPLVLANGIDTDLYRNHDKQTIRTQLGIAARGPVVLLAAKHFGDERKGVRYALNALRAIADLRPFVVVLGAADPALHEQLSGFDCLAAGYVSVPADLARFYNAADVLLFCSIADNQPLSIIEAMSAGTPLIGFGTGGIPEMVLQDETGFLVPTGDEPALAAALRRGIDPVRAARWSENCRRHAVAHYSHKKMLERYLNFYNSLISI